A part of Brassica rapa cultivar Chiifu-401-42 chromosome A05, CAAS_Brap_v3.01, whole genome shotgun sequence genomic DNA contains:
- the LOC103866701 gene encoding clathrin interactor EPSIN 2, giving the protein MKKVFGQTVRDLKREVNKKVLKVPGIEQKVLDATSNEPWGPHGSLLADLAQASRNYHEYQLIMGVIWKRLSDTGKNWRHVYKALTVLEYMVGHGSERVIEEIRERAYQISTLSNFQYIDSGGRDQGSNVRKKSQSLVALVNDKERIAEVREKAAANRDKYRSSAPGGMYKPSGGYGDRYDYGSRDDERSSYGREREYGYRDDDRNSRDGDRHSRDSEDRYGRDGNREDDYRGRSRSVDNFPQGSRGRSSDRERTFEDDGHSSSRGSNARADDNSQDGRGSLQRKFSEQNIGAPPSYEEAVSESRSPVYSERDGGETPQVAAPGAASPLAPQAASPPAPQAAASPPPPQVAAPGAASPPAGSNTDNNSAGFVTESSPQKFEAFDEFDPRGGFAAAPPEYASADGVSAPPTVASTSAPPTSNSVEMDLLDSLADVFSSNALAIVPADSASVETHEQSNAPSFSTSQPFDDPFGESPFKAFTSTDTDSNPQQSFGAPFQPTPPAFTSEASHTDTAAHNFGFEDSFSAVANPETAAQNVQPPSNSPSFPQEQFTSDIDILAGILPPSGPPASLPQQSGAPAPTSQFPPSGNNMYEGYHPQPVTTAPNMPGQTPFGQAVQPYNMVPPHSQNMTGATPYHSGGFMHQPGSANYNPGAVTSSSSQTPYSNPSGPAGQFVAHQGHGMPPSHGPQRTQSGPVTMQGNNNFMGDMFSQPARTNSLSSSSSQPDLTPLTGAIEVVPQPQKKFEPKSSIWADTLSRGLVNFNISGPKTNPLADIGVDFEAINRREKRLEKPTNAPAATTSTINMGKAMGSGTGLGRAGANSMRPPPNPMVGAGMPMGGVGMGVGGYGGMNQNQPMGMGMGPGMNMNQNQSMGMGMGPGMNMGGGYGQGYQMQPQNQGMVPGQIMPGNNNNNYNPMMGQGGYNPQQQQYGGGYR; this is encoded by the exons caAGAGAGAGGTCAACAAGAAAGTTCTTAAAGTCCCTGGAATAGAACAGAAG GTTCTAGATGCTACTAGCAATGAGCCATGGGGTCCTCATGGATCTCTTCTTGCTGATCTTGCGCAAGCTTCAAGAAACTA CCATGAATACCAACTGATCATGGGGGTCATATGGAAACGACTTAGCGACACTGGGAAGAACTGGCGGCACGTCTATAAG GCTTTGACAGTTTTGGAGTACATGGTAGGCCATGGTTCAGAACGTGTTatagaagagattagagagcgTGCATATCAAATCTCG ACACTGTCCAATTTTCAGTATATTGATTCCGGTGGTAGAGACCAAGGAAGCAATGTTAGAAAGAAATCACAGAGCCTGGTGGCGTTGGTTAATGACAAAGAAAGAATCGCTGAGGTCAGAGAGAAGGCTGCTGCTAACAGAGATAA GTATCGCAGCTCAGCACCAGGTGGGATGTATAAGCCTTCAGGAGGATATGGGGACAGATATGATTACGGATCCCGGGATGACGAGCGAAGTAGTTATGGGAGAGAAAGAGAATATGGTTACAGGGATGATGATAGAAACAGTCGTGATGGAGATCGCCATTCCAGAGACTCTGAAGACCGGTATGGGAGAGATGGTAATAGGGAAGATGATTACAGGGGAAGGAGCAGAAGTGTTGATAACTTCCCACAGGGATCACGGGGTAGGAGTTCAGATAGGGAACGGACGTTTGAGGATGATGGCCATTCTTCATCACG GGGTAGTAATGCTCGAGCTGATGACAATTCTCAGGATGGGAG AGGGTCGCTCCAGAGAAAGTTTTCAGAGCAAAATATTGGTGCTCCACCTAGTTATGAAGAAGCTGTCAGTGAATCACGGAGCCCTGTATATAGTGAAAG GGATGGTGGAGAAACCCCACAAGTTGCTGCTCCTGGAGCTGCTTCTCCTCTTGCACCACAAGCTGCTTCTCCTCCTGCCCCACAAGCTGCTGCTTCTCCTCCGCCCCCACAAGTTGCTGCCCCAGGGGCTGCTTCTCCTCCTGCTGGAAGCAACACAGACAATAACTCTGCTGGTTTTGTTACTGAATCTTCTCCGCAGAAATTTGAGGCTTTTGATGAATTTGATCCACGCGGTGGGTTTGCAG CTGCCCCTCCAGAATATGCATCTGCAGACGGTGTTTCAGCTCCTCCGACAGTGGCTTCTACATCTGCTCCTCCCACCTCAAACAGTGTCGAGATGGACTTACTTGACTCCCTTGCAGACGTATTTTCATCAAATGCATTGGCCATTGTACCTGCTGATTCTGCATCTGTTGAAACCCACGAACAATCAAATGCTCCATCGTTTTCTACATCTCAG CCCTTCGATGACCCATTTGGTGAGTCTCCTTTCAAAGCCTTCACTTCTACGGACACCGACTCAAACCCGCAGCAAAGCTTTGGAGCTCCTTTCCAGCCAACACCACCAGCCTTCACCTCGGAGGCCTCACATACGGATACTGCTGCTCATAACTTTGGCTTTGAGGATTCATTTTCTGCTGTTGCCAATCCTGAAACTGCTGCTCAGAATGTGCAACCTCCATCAAACTCACCAAGTTTTCCTCAAGAGCAGTTTACAAGTGATATTGATATTCTTGCCGGCATTCTCCCACCATCTGGTCCTCCAGCTTCACTCCCACAACAATCGGGTGCCCCAGCACCAACATCTCAGTTTCCTCCCAGTGGAAACAACATGTACGAGGGATATCACCCTCAGCCTGTAACGACAGCTCCAAACATGCCTGGACAAACTCCATTTGGACAAGCTGTACAACCATATAACATGGTTCCTCCTCATTCACAAAATATGACTGGAGCCACGCCGTATCACAGTGGAGGCTTCATGCACCAGCCTGGCTCAGCTAATTACAATCCTGGAGCAGTAACTTCATCGAGCTCCCAGACTCCTTACTCTAACCCCAGTGGACCAGCTGGTCAGTTCGTGGCACACCAAGGTCATGGAATGCCGCCTTCCCATGGTCCGCAAAGAACTCAATCCGGACCTGTTACTATGCAAGGGAACAACAATTTCATGGGAGACATGTTTTCACAACCTGCGCGAACAAACTCCTTGTCGTCATCTTCATCTCAACCGGATCTCACACCTTTAACAGGAGCGATTGAGGTTGTTCCTCAGCCTCAGAAAAAGTTTGAGCCAAAATCATCAATCTGGGCAGACACGTTGAGCAGGGGGCTTGTTAACTTCAACATATCTGGAC CTAAAACAAATCCATTGGCAGACATAGGAGTTGACTTCGAGGCGATCAACAGGAGGGAGAAACGGCTAGAGAAACCGACAAACGCACCAGCAGCAACAACATCGACTATCAACATGGGCAAAGCAATGGGATCCGGCACTGGCTTAGGGCGTGCTGGTGCAAATTCTATGAGACCTCCACCAAATCCAATGGTAGGCGCTGGCATGCCCATGGGCGGCGTGGGGATGGGTGTTGGTGGATATGGAGGTATGAACCAAAACCAACCTATGGGTATGGGAATGGGACCAGGCATGAACATGAACCAAAACCAATCCATGGGTATGGGAATGGGACCAGGGATGAACATGGGAGGAGGATATGGCCAAGGCTATCAGATGCAACCACAAAACCAAGGGATGGTCCCTGGTCAGATCATGCcaggcaacaacaacaacaactataaTCCGATGATGGGTCAAGGCGGTTACAATCCTCAACAACAACAATATGGTGGTGGGTACCGGTAA
- the LOC103866705 gene encoding uncharacterized protein LOC103866705, translated as MAATETVVHDPRKRSMDAIQQRLQKDQLRQQQQQQQKNEKDKKRASDVSSKEPHKPHSLPTPPTKKPITKDPQDDGFAAYTKLSHPVDEKLLATNVKLSSGKKNIADKVLHTLLRSGDSAQKYLQGKNEKKVEENNYILLDNFVQSRSSSSSSGSKKASLVNSKRSKTRMSMKRLKKSGALNLPQHLQKFDLYKPMHGMWESYMMKLIKVTGKAQLTSSLLSADLHGAFMFVAECKIESFTGVQGIMIRETSQTFGIITRDDKLRVVPKKPSVFIIQLDCWKITLHGDKFTSRDNVLQR; from the exons ATGGCGGCTACAGAGACGGTTGTTCATGATCCGAGAAAACGTTCAATGGATGCCATCCAGCAACGGCTTCAAAAAGATCAGCTTCGTcaacagcagcaacaacaacaaaagaatgagaaagacaagaagagagcttcTGATGTCTCTTCTAAAGAACCACATAAACCTCATTCACTTCCTACTCCTCCTACAAAGAAACCAATCacaaaag ATCCCCAGGATGATGGTTTTGCTGCGTATACAAAACTCTCTCATCCCGTTGATGAGAAGTTGCTGGCAACCAATGTTAAG ttGTCTAGTGGAAAGAAAAATATAGCTGACAAGGTCTTGCATACTCTCCTCCGAAGCGGTGACTCTGCTCAAAAGTACTTGCAAGGTAAAAACGAGAAGAAGGTGGAGGAGAACAACTACATCCTCCTTGATAATTTCGTACAGTCACGTTCCTCTTCATCCTCCTCCGGTTCTAAAAAAGCATCGCTGGTGAACTCAAAACGTTCTAAAACGCGTATGTCTATGAAGCGACTCAAGAAATCTGGCGCTTTGAATTTACCTCAACATCTCCAAAA GTTTGATTTGTATAAGCCAATGCATGGTATGTGGGAAAGTTACATGATGAAACTCATCAAGGTGACCGG gAAGGCTCAGTTAACCTCAAGTCTTCTATCAGCAGATCTTCATGGTGCCTTCATGTTTG TTGCTGAGTGCAAGATTGAATCATTCACTGGTGTACAAGGGATAATGATCCGTGAGACATCTCAAACATTTGGAATAATCACAAGAGATGATAAACTTAGAG TTGTACCAAAGAAGCCTTCTGTCTTCATCATCCAACTCGACTGCTGGAAAATAACATTACATGGAGACAAGTTTACTTCAAGAGACAACGTTCTTCAACGTTGA